One Xiphophorus maculatus strain JP 163 A chromosome 10, X_maculatus-5.0-male, whole genome shotgun sequence genomic region harbors:
- the myocd gene encoding myocardin isoform X6 yields the protein MNAVKCSEVCNDAPRDRRHPGLPQRATHAGREAGRQTDRPSHRPRKQTSEGKNVLQLRLQQRRTREQLTDQGIMPLNHGKFPKQEDSYAFEEDSSSESLSPEQNHSDESQGSACPSSDAVGSTASSSSSPALTSPRQGSATRGPPDQSQEEGLSSPNTNQVAPPIPVPAIVKSKTSDKNRHKKPKDVKPKVKKLKYHQYIPPDQKVEKSPPPMDSAYARLLQQQQLFLQLQILSQQKHTHTHSQIQQPQQQHIHSMQAHAQQRQPTFSYQPQLPASTRGNSEQVPSCASSGPASNSNSNSSSPVKNTFPNQNNVSPVKVGPLPANLDDLKVSELRQHLRIRGMPVSGTKQALIERLRPFKDSNADSSPSGSSDITTLTFPVTPTGSLSSYQSPSSSSNLSQGGYFPFPSTSSTPPISPASSDLSLSGSLPDSFSDVPMSSPNQFNLQPSPTQTAIEDGLGVGGGGARACGGNQRAGEDERNDGSLEAEKDKMLVEKQRVIEELTWKLHQEQRQVEELKMQLHKRKRCYGATEDAIPPLSHPSMLHQQQATPMMSQHFLGVTIKQEPMSLSSSCPLSSSKELKSPPGSCMDNMGCCNNPIPNLGGGPGGPQCMDTDPSSANPSTMSAFLSPQCSPQDSPVGKPTSSSQPPSPNSPYLLSPLLGRDSCGHPHTQGRGHNMQVQQRTGSQPLNCSYPSDQRSLQAAFPSSPDCGLNHSGPIKAESQNMQPKQLTRSQQMDELLDVLIESGGCPGLLIPRFHWHYEHLSPNQMPYDHATNHATESHLQTLLGNPMGRGGEMGLLKMAAEDGHQEDEGNRDAEEYGSHHCRPHHSQQDKLQTNRDRLDTPLSPGSSKVFAVPEVQGMVSMAFSETPWETMEWLDLTPPSSATAFGGATQPSAPSIFNTEFLDVTDINLNSAMDLQLEHW from the exons TGCTACAGTTAAGACTTCAGCAGAGGAGGACACGAGAGCAGCTGACAGACCAGGGCATCATGCCTC TGAACCATGGCAAGTTCCCCAAGCAGGAGGACTCGTATGCCTTTGAGGAGGACAGCAGCAGCGAGAGTCTGTCTCCGGagcagaaccacagtgatgAGTCACAGGGCTCAGCCTGCCCTTCATCTGACGCCGTCGGCAGTAcggcctcctcttcctcctcacctGCCCTCACCAGCCCACGACAG GGTAGTGCAACCAGAGGCCCACCAGACCAAAGCCAGGAAGAAGGCCTGTCTTCCCCTAACACCAACCAGGTAGCTCCACCAATACCGGTTCCTGCAATAGTCAAG TCCAAGACGTCGGACAAGAACCGACATAAGAAGCCCAAAGATGTGAAGCCAAAAGTAAAGAAGCTCAAGTACCACCAGTACATTCCTCCAGACCAAAAGGTGGAGAAGTCTCCTCCGCCCATGGACTCAGCCTACGCCCgactcctgcagcagcagcagctgttcctgCAGCTTCAGATCCTCAGCCAGCAGAAACATactcacacacattcacagatACAGCAGCCACAACAGCAACACATACACTCCATGCAGGCCCATGCCCAGCAGAGACAGCCCACCTTCAGCTACCAGCCTCAGCTGCCAGCCAGCACCAG GGGCAACAGTGAGCAGGTACCATCTTGCGCCTCTAGTGGTCCTGCCAGCAACTCAAACAGCAACTCCTCTTCTCCTGTCAAGAACACATTTCCCAATCAAAACAACGTTTCACCTGTCAAAGTTGGTCCACTACCTGCTAATCTGGATGACCTTAAA GTTTCCGAGCTCAGGCAACACTTGCGCATTCGCGGCATGCCTGTTTCAGGGACCAAACAGGCCCTTATCGAACGACTCCGGCCCTTTAAGGACTCCAACGCCGACTCCTCACCATCAGGGTCCTCCGACATCACAACTTTAACTTTTCCGGTCACACCCACTGGTTCCCTGTCTTCCTACCAGTCCCCATCTTCCTCCAGCAATCTGTCACAGGGAGGATACTTTCCCTTCCCAAGTACCTCTTCCACGCCGCCCATCTCTCCGGCCTCCTCTGATCTGTCTCTCAGCGGCTCCCTCCCAGACAGCTTCAGCGATGTGCCAATGTCCTCTCCAAACCAGTTCAACCTGCAGCCATCCCCAACCCAAACTGCCATAGAGGATGGCCTGGGTGTAGGAGGAGGAGGTGCCAGGGCGTGTGgagggaaccagagagcaggaGAGGACGAAAGGAATGATGGAAGTCTGGAAGCCGAAAAAGATAAGATGCTGGTAGAGAAGCAGAGGGTCATCGAGGAGCTGACGTGGAAACTGCACCAGGAGCAAAGACAG GTTGAAGAACTGAAAATGCAACTTCACAAGAGAAAACGCTGCTATGGAGCGACTGAGGACGCCATCCCTCCACTGTCTCACCCCTCAATGCTCCACCAACAGCAGGCCACACCTATGATGAGCCAGCATTTTCTGGGGGTGACAATCAAGCAAGAGCCTATGTCCTTGTCGTCTAGTTGTCCCCTGTCTTCCTCCAAGGAGCTCAAGAGCCCTCCTGGCAGCTGCATGGACAATATGGGGTGCTGCAACAATCCCATACCAAATCTGGGCGGTGGTCCTGGTGGGCCACAATGCATGGACACAGACCCTTCCTCTGCCAACCCCTCCACTATGTCAGCCTTTCTGAGTCCCCAGTGTTCTCCGCAAGATTCTCCTGTCGGAAAACCCACCAGCAGCTCCCAGCCTCCGTCGCCTAACAGCCCCTACCTGCTGTCTCCTCTGCTGGGGAGAGACAGCTGTGgacacccccacacacaagGCAGAGGTCACAACATGCAG GTGCAGCAGAGGACTGGTAGCCAGCCGTTAAACTGCTCTTATCCTTCGGACCAAAGAAGCCTTCAGGCTGCGTTTCCCAGCTCACCTGACTGTGGTCTAAACCACAGCGGCCCCATCAAGGCCGAGAGTCAGAATATGCAACCAAAG CAACTGACCAGGAGTCAGCAGATGGATGAACTGTTGGACGTGCTCATAGAAAGCGGAG GGTGTCCCGGCCTTCTCATCCCAAGGTTCCACTGGCACTACGAGCACCTGTCCCCCAACCAGATGCCCTACGACCATGCCACCAATCACGCCACCGAGAGCCACCTGCAGACTCTGCTGGGTAACCCTATGGGACGGGGAGGGGAGATGGGGCTCCTTAAAATGGCCGCCGAGGACGGACACCAGGAAGACGAAGGGAACAGAGACGCCGAAGAGTACGGCAGCCACCACTGCCGCCCCCACCATTCCCAGCAGGACAAACTCCAGACCAACAGAGATCGGCTAGACACGCCTCTGTCGCCCGGTAGCAGTAAGGTGTTCGCCGTCCCTGAGGTCCAGGGGATGGTCAGCATGGCCTTTAGCGAGACGCCGTGGGAAACGATGGAGTGGCTGGACCTGACGCCTCCCAGTTCCGCGACTGCTTTCGGCGGCGCTACTCAGCCCAGTGCGCCCAGTATCTTTAACACAGAGTTCCTGGATGTGACGGACATTAACTTGAACTCTGCCATGGACCTTCAACTGGAGCATTGGTGA
- the myocd gene encoding myocardin isoform X4 has protein sequence MNAVKCSEVCNDAPRDRRHPGLPQRATHAGREAGRQTDRPSHRPRKQTSEGKNVLQLRLQQRRTREQLTDQGIMPLNHGKFPKQEDSYAFEEDSSSESLSPEQNHSDESQGSACPSSDAVGSTASSSSSPALTSPRQGSATRGPPDQSQEEGLSSPNTNQVAPPIPVPAIVKSKTSDKNRHKKPKDVKPKVKKLKYHQYIPPDQKVEKSPPPMDSAYARLLQQQQLFLQLQILSQQKHTHTHSQIQQPQQQHIHSMQAHAQQRQPTFSYQPQLPASTRGNSEQVPSCASSGPASNSNSNSSSPVKNTFPNQNNVSPVKVGPLPANLDDLKVSELRQHLRIRGMPVSGTKQALIERLRPFKDSNADSSPSGSSDITTLTFPVTPTGSLSSYQSPSSSSNLSQGGYFPFPSTSSTPPISPASSDLSLSGSLPDSFSDVPMSSPNQFNLQPSPTQTAIEDGLGVGGGGARACGGNQRAGEDERNDGSLEAEKDKMLVEKQRVIEELTWKLHQEQRQVEELKMQLHKRKRCYGATEDAIPPLSHPSMLHQQQATPMMSQHFLGVTIKQEPMSLSSSCPLSSSKELKSPPGSCMDNMGCCNNPIPNLGGGPGGPQCMDTDPSSANPSTMSAFLSPQCSPQDSPVGKPTSSSQPPSPNSPYLLSPLLGRDSCGHPHTQGRGHNMQVQQRTGSQPLNCSYPSDQRSLQAAFPSSPDCGLNHSGPIKAESQNMQPKQLTRSQQMDELLDVLIESGEMPANAREERERSSVTQVVPHITVSPGCPGLLIPRFHWHYEHLSPNQMPYDHATNHATESHLQTLLGNPMGRGGEMGLLKMAAEDGHQEDEGNRDAEEYGSHHCRPHHSQQDKLQTNRDRLDTPLSPGSSKVFAVPEVQGMVSMAFSETPWETMEWLDLTPPSSATAFGGATQPSAPSIFNTEFLDVTDINLNSAMDLQLEHW, from the exons TGCTACAGTTAAGACTTCAGCAGAGGAGGACACGAGAGCAGCTGACAGACCAGGGCATCATGCCTC TGAACCATGGCAAGTTCCCCAAGCAGGAGGACTCGTATGCCTTTGAGGAGGACAGCAGCAGCGAGAGTCTGTCTCCGGagcagaaccacagtgatgAGTCACAGGGCTCAGCCTGCCCTTCATCTGACGCCGTCGGCAGTAcggcctcctcttcctcctcacctGCCCTCACCAGCCCACGACAG GGTAGTGCAACCAGAGGCCCACCAGACCAAAGCCAGGAAGAAGGCCTGTCTTCCCCTAACACCAACCAGGTAGCTCCACCAATACCGGTTCCTGCAATAGTCAAG TCCAAGACGTCGGACAAGAACCGACATAAGAAGCCCAAAGATGTGAAGCCAAAAGTAAAGAAGCTCAAGTACCACCAGTACATTCCTCCAGACCAAAAGGTGGAGAAGTCTCCTCCGCCCATGGACTCAGCCTACGCCCgactcctgcagcagcagcagctgttcctgCAGCTTCAGATCCTCAGCCAGCAGAAACATactcacacacattcacagatACAGCAGCCACAACAGCAACACATACACTCCATGCAGGCCCATGCCCAGCAGAGACAGCCCACCTTCAGCTACCAGCCTCAGCTGCCAGCCAGCACCAG GGGCAACAGTGAGCAGGTACCATCTTGCGCCTCTAGTGGTCCTGCCAGCAACTCAAACAGCAACTCCTCTTCTCCTGTCAAGAACACATTTCCCAATCAAAACAACGTTTCACCTGTCAAAGTTGGTCCACTACCTGCTAATCTGGATGACCTTAAA GTTTCCGAGCTCAGGCAACACTTGCGCATTCGCGGCATGCCTGTTTCAGGGACCAAACAGGCCCTTATCGAACGACTCCGGCCCTTTAAGGACTCCAACGCCGACTCCTCACCATCAGGGTCCTCCGACATCACAACTTTAACTTTTCCGGTCACACCCACTGGTTCCCTGTCTTCCTACCAGTCCCCATCTTCCTCCAGCAATCTGTCACAGGGAGGATACTTTCCCTTCCCAAGTACCTCTTCCACGCCGCCCATCTCTCCGGCCTCCTCTGATCTGTCTCTCAGCGGCTCCCTCCCAGACAGCTTCAGCGATGTGCCAATGTCCTCTCCAAACCAGTTCAACCTGCAGCCATCCCCAACCCAAACTGCCATAGAGGATGGCCTGGGTGTAGGAGGAGGAGGTGCCAGGGCGTGTGgagggaaccagagagcaggaGAGGACGAAAGGAATGATGGAAGTCTGGAAGCCGAAAAAGATAAGATGCTGGTAGAGAAGCAGAGGGTCATCGAGGAGCTGACGTGGAAACTGCACCAGGAGCAAAGACAG GTTGAAGAACTGAAAATGCAACTTCACAAGAGAAAACGCTGCTATGGAGCGACTGAGGACGCCATCCCTCCACTGTCTCACCCCTCAATGCTCCACCAACAGCAGGCCACACCTATGATGAGCCAGCATTTTCTGGGGGTGACAATCAAGCAAGAGCCTATGTCCTTGTCGTCTAGTTGTCCCCTGTCTTCCTCCAAGGAGCTCAAGAGCCCTCCTGGCAGCTGCATGGACAATATGGGGTGCTGCAACAATCCCATACCAAATCTGGGCGGTGGTCCTGGTGGGCCACAATGCATGGACACAGACCCTTCCTCTGCCAACCCCTCCACTATGTCAGCCTTTCTGAGTCCCCAGTGTTCTCCGCAAGATTCTCCTGTCGGAAAACCCACCAGCAGCTCCCAGCCTCCGTCGCCTAACAGCCCCTACCTGCTGTCTCCTCTGCTGGGGAGAGACAGCTGTGgacacccccacacacaagGCAGAGGTCACAACATGCAG GTGCAGCAGAGGACTGGTAGCCAGCCGTTAAACTGCTCTTATCCTTCGGACCAAAGAAGCCTTCAGGCTGCGTTTCCCAGCTCACCTGACTGTGGTCTAAACCACAGCGGCCCCATCAAGGCCGAGAGTCAGAATATGCAACCAAAG CAACTGACCAGGAGTCAGCAGATGGATGAACTGTTGGACGTGCTCATAGAAAGCGGAG AGATGCCAGCTAACGCAAGAGAAGAGAGGGAGAGGTCCTCTGTAACACAAGTTGTGCCTCACATTACTGTGTCCCCAGGGTGTCCCGGCCTTCTCATCCCAAGGTTCCACTGGCACTACGAGCACCTGTCCCCCAACCAGATGCCCTACGACCATGCCACCAATCACGCCACCGAGAGCCACCTGCAGACTCTGCTGGGTAACCCTATGGGACGGGGAGGGGAGATGGGGCTCCTTAAAATGGCCGCCGAGGACGGACACCAGGAAGACGAAGGGAACAGAGACGCCGAAGAGTACGGCAGCCACCACTGCCGCCCCCACCATTCCCAGCAGGACAAACTCCAGACCAACAGAGATCGGCTAGACACGCCTCTGTCGCCCGGTAGCAGTAAGGTGTTCGCCGTCCCTGAGGTCCAGGGGATGGTCAGCATGGCCTTTAGCGAGACGCCGTGGGAAACGATGGAGTGGCTGGACCTGACGCCTCCCAGTTCCGCGACTGCTTTCGGCGGCGCTACTCAGCCCAGTGCGCCCAGTATCTTTAACACAGAGTTCCTGGATGTGACGGACATTAACTTGAACTCTGCCATGGACCTTCAACTGGAGCATTGGTGA
- the myocd gene encoding myocardin isoform X2: MNAVKCSEVCNDAPRDRRHPGLPQRATHAGREAGRQTDRPSHRPRKQTSEGKNVLQLRLQQRRTREQLTDQGIMPLNHGKFPKQEDSYAFEEDSSSESLSPEQNHSDESQGSACPSSDAVGSTASSSSSPALTSPRQGSATRGPPDQSQEEGLSSPNTNQVAPPIPVPAIVKSKTSDKNRHKKPKDVKPKVKKLKYHQYIPPDQKVEKSPPPMDSAYARLLQQQQLFLQLQILSQQKHTHTHSQIQQPQQQHIHSMQAHAQQRQPTFSYQPQLPASTRGNSEQVPSCASSGPASNSNSNSSSPVKNTFPNQNNVSPVKVGPLPANLDDLKVSELRQHLRIRGMPVSGTKQALIERLRPFKDSNADSSPSGSSDITTLTFPVTPTGSLSSYQSPSSSSNLSQGGYFPFPSTSSTPPISPASSDLSLSGSLPDSFSDVPMSSPNQFNLQPSPTQTAIEDGLGVGGGGARACGGNQRAGEDERNDGSLEAEKDKMLVEKQRVIEELTWKLHQEQRQVEELKMQLHKRKRCYGATEDAIPPLSHPSMLHQQQATPMMSQHFLGVTIKQEPMSLSSSCPLSSSKELKSPPGSCMDNMGCCNNPIPNLGGGPGGPQCMDTDPSSANPSTMSAFLSPQCSPQDSPVGKPTSSSQPPSPNSPYLLSPLLGRDSCGHPHTQGRGHNMQVQQRTGSQPLNCSYPSDQRSLQAAFPSSPDCGLNHSGPIKAESQNMQPKMSALPSSRHVGQKCQVSPPAFSSSDSDASDLRQPPCYEDAVKQQLTRSQQMDELLDVLIESGGCPGLLIPRFHWHYEHLSPNQMPYDHATNHATESHLQTLLGNPMGRGGEMGLLKMAAEDGHQEDEGNRDAEEYGSHHCRPHHSQQDKLQTNRDRLDTPLSPGSSKVFAVPEVQGMVSMAFSETPWETMEWLDLTPPSSATAFGGATQPSAPSIFNTEFLDVTDINLNSAMDLQLEHW; encoded by the exons TGCTACAGTTAAGACTTCAGCAGAGGAGGACACGAGAGCAGCTGACAGACCAGGGCATCATGCCTC TGAACCATGGCAAGTTCCCCAAGCAGGAGGACTCGTATGCCTTTGAGGAGGACAGCAGCAGCGAGAGTCTGTCTCCGGagcagaaccacagtgatgAGTCACAGGGCTCAGCCTGCCCTTCATCTGACGCCGTCGGCAGTAcggcctcctcttcctcctcacctGCCCTCACCAGCCCACGACAG GGTAGTGCAACCAGAGGCCCACCAGACCAAAGCCAGGAAGAAGGCCTGTCTTCCCCTAACACCAACCAGGTAGCTCCACCAATACCGGTTCCTGCAATAGTCAAG TCCAAGACGTCGGACAAGAACCGACATAAGAAGCCCAAAGATGTGAAGCCAAAAGTAAAGAAGCTCAAGTACCACCAGTACATTCCTCCAGACCAAAAGGTGGAGAAGTCTCCTCCGCCCATGGACTCAGCCTACGCCCgactcctgcagcagcagcagctgttcctgCAGCTTCAGATCCTCAGCCAGCAGAAACATactcacacacattcacagatACAGCAGCCACAACAGCAACACATACACTCCATGCAGGCCCATGCCCAGCAGAGACAGCCCACCTTCAGCTACCAGCCTCAGCTGCCAGCCAGCACCAG GGGCAACAGTGAGCAGGTACCATCTTGCGCCTCTAGTGGTCCTGCCAGCAACTCAAACAGCAACTCCTCTTCTCCTGTCAAGAACACATTTCCCAATCAAAACAACGTTTCACCTGTCAAAGTTGGTCCACTACCTGCTAATCTGGATGACCTTAAA GTTTCCGAGCTCAGGCAACACTTGCGCATTCGCGGCATGCCTGTTTCAGGGACCAAACAGGCCCTTATCGAACGACTCCGGCCCTTTAAGGACTCCAACGCCGACTCCTCACCATCAGGGTCCTCCGACATCACAACTTTAACTTTTCCGGTCACACCCACTGGTTCCCTGTCTTCCTACCAGTCCCCATCTTCCTCCAGCAATCTGTCACAGGGAGGATACTTTCCCTTCCCAAGTACCTCTTCCACGCCGCCCATCTCTCCGGCCTCCTCTGATCTGTCTCTCAGCGGCTCCCTCCCAGACAGCTTCAGCGATGTGCCAATGTCCTCTCCAAACCAGTTCAACCTGCAGCCATCCCCAACCCAAACTGCCATAGAGGATGGCCTGGGTGTAGGAGGAGGAGGTGCCAGGGCGTGTGgagggaaccagagagcaggaGAGGACGAAAGGAATGATGGAAGTCTGGAAGCCGAAAAAGATAAGATGCTGGTAGAGAAGCAGAGGGTCATCGAGGAGCTGACGTGGAAACTGCACCAGGAGCAAAGACAG GTTGAAGAACTGAAAATGCAACTTCACAAGAGAAAACGCTGCTATGGAGCGACTGAGGACGCCATCCCTCCACTGTCTCACCCCTCAATGCTCCACCAACAGCAGGCCACACCTATGATGAGCCAGCATTTTCTGGGGGTGACAATCAAGCAAGAGCCTATGTCCTTGTCGTCTAGTTGTCCCCTGTCTTCCTCCAAGGAGCTCAAGAGCCCTCCTGGCAGCTGCATGGACAATATGGGGTGCTGCAACAATCCCATACCAAATCTGGGCGGTGGTCCTGGTGGGCCACAATGCATGGACACAGACCCTTCCTCTGCCAACCCCTCCACTATGTCAGCCTTTCTGAGTCCCCAGTGTTCTCCGCAAGATTCTCCTGTCGGAAAACCCACCAGCAGCTCCCAGCCTCCGTCGCCTAACAGCCCCTACCTGCTGTCTCCTCTGCTGGGGAGAGACAGCTGTGgacacccccacacacaagGCAGAGGTCACAACATGCAG GTGCAGCAGAGGACTGGTAGCCAGCCGTTAAACTGCTCTTATCCTTCGGACCAAAGAAGCCTTCAGGCTGCGTTTCCCAGCTCACCTGACTGTGGTCTAAACCACAGCGGCCCCATCAAGGCCGAGAGTCAGAATATGCAACCAAAG ATGTCAGCATTGCCATCTTCCCGGCATGTTGGCCAAAAGTGCCAGGTCTCCCCCCCTGCCTTCAGTAGCTCAGATTCAGATGCATCTGACTTAAGACAGCCCCCATGCTATGAGGATGCAGTGAAGCAG CAACTGACCAGGAGTCAGCAGATGGATGAACTGTTGGACGTGCTCATAGAAAGCGGAG GGTGTCCCGGCCTTCTCATCCCAAGGTTCCACTGGCACTACGAGCACCTGTCCCCCAACCAGATGCCCTACGACCATGCCACCAATCACGCCACCGAGAGCCACCTGCAGACTCTGCTGGGTAACCCTATGGGACGGGGAGGGGAGATGGGGCTCCTTAAAATGGCCGCCGAGGACGGACACCAGGAAGACGAAGGGAACAGAGACGCCGAAGAGTACGGCAGCCACCACTGCCGCCCCCACCATTCCCAGCAGGACAAACTCCAGACCAACAGAGATCGGCTAGACACGCCTCTGTCGCCCGGTAGCAGTAAGGTGTTCGCCGTCCCTGAGGTCCAGGGGATGGTCAGCATGGCCTTTAGCGAGACGCCGTGGGAAACGATGGAGTGGCTGGACCTGACGCCTCCCAGTTCCGCGACTGCTTTCGGCGGCGCTACTCAGCCCAGTGCGCCCAGTATCTTTAACACAGAGTTCCTGGATGTGACGGACATTAACTTGAACTCTGCCATGGACCTTCAACTGGAGCATTGGTGA